In the genome of Drosophila pseudoobscura strain MV-25-SWS-2005 chromosome 3, UCI_Dpse_MV25, whole genome shotgun sequence, one region contains:
- the lig gene encoding protein lingerer isoform X6, which produces MSTQTRSGGGGGGGGNSRSQKKSNSANVGGGTAHDAAPHAAANKKGDANKTDKPEKAQPKATTEQLRIAQITNSTTEDPQINEKVTLLLTMTQRSEEEVCCALNECDYDLEAAANFLIEELPQGAFAKYEKKRKRPASTAADGAAGDGEWADGNANADKRENTRNRSSNRGGGRGGTDSRGWRGRETRENERNTRESRGGGGERGGERGDDRANDNYRGQRNGGRSAPGGGGGRGGGFVSRSGRGGGRMGGRSSGPRGDRTSGSGGFGAGRSSNANEDHHEVELWDNTIAQNAEKQQPGQDDSWGDWNNEEYEGSLKDSKVFTTSNLSTQTAAAVVSGGGAGAGAASSTGSGGELSAPPGLEHHLGSSALAQQGSHLVSSVAVGTSVEDNSGSSGPPATPPSALSGSATTPLLQYSAAVSNPPPQMQSQGTQHSSGGGTAAGGGGSASSSFVSAASDTFTSAASAAATLVQQAQQQQQLQQTTPIKPSATLSVEQSQYFNSLASQGVSPGSAAVQPTPAGYAPSSATAYSQTSTSVGGGGGVGGSPYPSTYANVFGSTAGDQSQQQTQVRRARVKLPPPSKIPATAVEMPGDNALNNIGYLDVQFGALDFGTDDSFDSMPEKFNASVEQQQQQQDDYQSKSQQQQQQSTLTAGLQSSQIGDALSAAGYAARSTAQQQQQSASSTVASNALDQLTKNDPYGQASSAGSAYQNAYQSSAASKANSAYQTSAQGGYSSSSYANVQSSVANSYQQQGYGSYQPNVNSYQQQQTVAGTQPSVGGVVPGSGSASTQNIPVGGSASQNSSSGNASSAYLTSGYSTPQSAYQSSQSVYGNSSGFAGSASNASSQYASFGTSAKLKDASTASGAAHYDSVSTSSGVSSSSGSTGNGAAGAVSGQPGVNQASVSNNNNVSGSSSNSNVTAGVTSGNVAGGGVSQSGVSSGGVGVAGGSGSASSVGVNVNNNNAGSVGGAAVAAQTAAGTAAVLASLTNKNSSSSNSSGSGVGGGATTAGGVGGASTGSGVGAGSGAGSGGGGGSGSGLVPTNIQMQGYYDLNYTPTSLGAGRDNLGSVAYSTMTDGRFARTDNNSSPVSNVSSTMSQQAGSSAPMLNVPYAYFYGGNVMPGGFQYGTPAIYPQQIPTANTASGGQFPKPSYSAGYGSTNYDTLSQTTQDYSKGGYSTSVNQQTKTQTVSNQPQAGTASDLTSSMYGKGHVALNKVNSYEKQSFHSGTPPPFNMANTQTAGGTSAQPYGMYLPMPAAGHHNMIHQPIHQDSNSAGQRQQSSSQSKSAGKQGYSPSYWTGQN; this is translated from the exons ATGAGCACACAAACTCGTtcaggcggcggtggcggaggaggcggcaACAGTCGCAGCCAGAAAAAGTCAAATTCCGCCAATGTTGGCGGGGGCACGGCCCACGATGCAGCCCCACATGCAGCAGCGAACAAGAAAGGCGACGCTAATAAGACAGATAAACCAGAGAAGGCCCAGCCCAAGGCCACCACGGAACAGTTGCGCATCGCCCAGATTACCAACAGCACCACAGAGGATCCACAGATCAACGAAAAGGTTACCCTCTTACTGACCATGACTCAACGTTCCGAGGAGGAGGTGTGTTGCGCCCTCAACGAGTGCGACTACGACTtggaagcagcagccaacTTCTTGATCGAGGAGCTCCCTCAG GGCGCCTTTGCCAAGTACGAGAAGAAGCGGAAGAGGCCTGCAAGCACTGCTGCCGATGGTGCCGCTGGCGATGGTGAGTGGGCCGATGGCAATGCAAATGCGGACAAGCGCGAAAATACCCGGAACCGCAGCTCGAACCGCGGTGGCGGACGCGGCGGCACTGACAGCCGTGGAT GGCGCGGCAGAGAGACCCGCGAGAACGAGCGCAACACTCGCGAATCTCGCGGCGGCGGTGGGGAACGCGGCGGTGAACGTGGTGATGACCGGGCAAACGACAACTATCGCGGCCAGCGCAACGGCGGACGAAGTGCGCCTGGAGGCGGTGGTGGACGCGGCGGCGGCTTCGTTTCACGCTCTGGACGCGGAGGAGGTCGCATGGGAGGTCGTAGCAGTGGCCCACGCGGAGATCGCAccagtggcagcggtggcTTTGGAGCAGGACGCAGTAGTAATGCCAACGAGGACCACCACGAGGTTGAGCTCTGGGACAACACCATTGCGCAGAATgccgagaagcagcagcctGGCCAAGACGATTCCTGGGGCGACTGGAACAACGAGGAGTACGAGGGCTCCCTCAAGGACAGCAAAGTGTTCACCACCAGCAATCTGTCCACACAGACGGCCGCCGCCGTGGTCAGCGGAGgaggtgccggtgccggtgcagCATCAAGTACTGGATCTGGGGGCGAGCTTTCGGCCCCGCCAGGACTGGAGCATCATCTGGGCAGCAGTGCCCTGGCCCAACAAGGATCTCATCTGGTATCGTCGGTCGCAGTGGGAACAAGTGTCGAAGACAACAGTGGTAGCAGTGGGCCGCCGGCAACACCGCCGTCAGCGCTGTCGGGCTCGGCCACCACGCCGCTCCTGCAGTACAGCGCCGCTGTCAGCAATCCACCGCCCCAGATGCAGTCGCAGGGCACGCAGCACAGCAGCGGCGGAGGCACTGCCGCTGGTGGTGGGGGCAGCGCTTCATCATCCTTCGTATCCGCCGCATCAGACACATTCACAAGCGCCGCCTCGGCAGCAGCCACGTTAGTGcagcaggcccagcagcagcaacagcttcAGCAGACGACTCCCATAAAGCCGTCGGCTACCCTTTCGGTGGAGCAATCTCAGTATTTCAACTCCCTGGCCAGCCAGGGCGTTAGTCCCGGATCCGCTGCCGTGCAGCCAACGCCAGCTGGATATGCCCCAAGCTCTGCCACCGCCTACTCCCAGACGAGTACGAGCgtgggtggcggtgggggcGTGGGTGGCAGCCCGTACCCCAGCACGTATGCGAATGTGTTTGGCTCGACAGCTGGTGatcagtcgcagcagcagacgcaggTGAGGAGGGCACGCGTCAAGCTGCCGCCTCCCTCGAAGATCCCGGCGACCGCGGTGGAGATGCCCGGCGACAATGCCCTGAACAACATTGGCTACCTGGATGTGCAATTCGGTGCTCTGGACTTTGGCACGGACGACAGCTTCGACTCAATGCCAGAGAAGTTCAACGCGAGcgtcgagcagcagcagcagcagcaggacgacTATCAGAGCAAgtctcagcagcagcagcagcagtcgactCTGACAGCGGGCCTGCAAAGTTCTCAAATT GGTGATGCCTTAAGTGCTGCCGGCTATGCGGCCCGTTCAACggcgcagcaacagcagcagagtgcTAGCTCGACTGTCGCCAGCAACGCCCTGGATCAACTGACCAAGAACGATCCATACGGGCAGGCAAGCAGTGCGGGCAGTGCCTATCAGAATGCGTACCAGAGCAGTGCGGCCAGTAAGGCGAACAGTGCCTACCAGACGTCGGCGCAGGGGGGCTACAGCAGCTCCAGCTATGCGAATGTCCAGTCGTCGGTGGCGAACAGCTACCAGCAGCAGGGGTATGGCTCGTACCAGCCAAATGTCAACtcctaccagcagcagcagactgtCGCCGGGACGCAGCCTTCCGTGGGTGGTGTTGTGCCCGGAAGTGGGTCAGCGTCAACGCAAAACATTCCGGTCGGAGGAAGTGCCAGCCAGAACAGCTCCAG CGGTAATGCCAGCTCCGCGTATCTCACATCGGGATACTCGACGCCACAAAGCGCTTACCAGTCCAGCCAGAGTGTCTATGGCAACAGTAGCGG GTTTGCTGGCAGCGCGAGCAACGCGTCTTCGCAGTACGCCAGCTTTGGTACCAGCGCCAAGCTCAAGGATGCCTCTACAGCCAGCGGCGCCGCGCACTACGACAG TGTGTCGACGAGCAGCGGCGtgagtagcagcagcggcagcacggGCAACGGAGCGGCAGGAGCCGTGAGTGGGCAGCCAGGGGTTAACCAGGCGTCTGTGTCGAACA ATAACAATGtgagcggcagcagctccaacagcaACGTGACGGCGGGCGTGACCAGCGGCAATGTGGCCGGAGGAGGCGTCAGCCAGAGCGGCGTAAGTAGcggcggcgtgggcgtggccggtGGCAGCGGTAGTGCGTCCAGCGTCGGTGTGAATgtgaacaacaacaatgccgGCTCGGTGGGAGGAGCGGCGGTCGCTGCCCAAACAGCTGCCGGCACCGCAGCAGTGCTGGCCTCGCTGACCAACAagaatagcagcagcagtaacagcagcggcagcggcgttGGCGGTGGCGCCACAACAGCTGGTGGCGTCGGAGGCGCAAGCACCGGCAGTGGCGTCGGCGctggttctggtgctggtagtggtggtggcggtggcagcggcagcggcttgGTGCCCACCAACATCCAAATG CAGGGATATTACGATCTGAACTACACGCCAACCAGCCTGGGAGCGGGACGCGACAATCTCGGATCTGTGGCGTACTCAACCATGACTGACGGACGCTTTGCCCGCACCGACAATAACTCCAGTCCAGTAAGCAAT GTGTCTAGCACAATGTCTCAACAGGCGGGCTCAAGTGCACCCATGCTGAATGTTCCTTATGCCTATTTCTATGGTGGCAATGTGATGCCTGGTGGTTTCCAGTACGGCACACCTGCCATTTATCCA CAACAAATACCGACGGCAAACACGGCATCCGGTGGACAGTTCCCGAAGCCATCGTACAGTGCGGGCTACGGCTCAACCAACTACGACACCCTCTCACAGACCACACAGGATTACAGCAAGGGCGGCTACTCGACGAGCGTGAATCAACAAACGAAAACCCAGACGGTTTCCAACCAGCCGCAGGCGGGCACTGCCTCAGACCTGACCTCATCGATGTACGGCAAGGGCCACGTGGCGCTGAACAAGGTTAAT TCGTATGAGAAGCAGAGTTTCCACTCGGGCACACCGCCACCGTTCAACATGGCCAACACGCAGACAGCGGGCGGTACCTCGGCCCAGCCGTACGGCATGTACTTGCCGATGCCAGCAGCCGGACACCACAATATGATACATCAGCCCATACACCAG GACTCGAACAGCGCCGGCCAGCGCCAGCAGTCGAGCAGCCAGTCCAAGTCGGCCGGCAAGCAGGGCTACTCGCCCTCGTACTGGACCGGACAGAACTAG
- the lig gene encoding protein lingerer isoform X1, giving the protein MSTQTRSGGGGGGGGNSRSQKKSNSANVGGGTAHDAAPHAAANKKGDANKTDKPEKAQPKATTEQLRIAQITNSTTEDPQINEKVTLLLTMTQRSEEEVCCALNECDYDLEAAANFLIEELPQGAFAKYEKKRKRPASTAADGAAGDGEWADGNANADKRENTRNRSSNRGGGRGGTDSRGWRGRETRENERNTRESRGGGGERGGERGDDRANDNYRGQRNGGRSAPGGGGGRGGGFVSRSGRGGGRMGGRSSGPRGDRTSGSGGFGAGRSSNANEDHHEVELWDNTIAQNAEKQQPGQDDSWGDWNNEEYEGSLKDSKVFTTSNLSTQTAAAVVSGGGAGAGAASSTGSGGELSAPPGLEHHLGSSALAQQGSHLVSSVAVGTSVEDNSGSSGPPATPPSALSGSATTPLLQYSAAVSNPPPQMQSQGTQHSSGGGTAAGGGGSASSSFVSAASDTFTSAASAAATLVQQAQQQQQLQQTTPIKPSATLSVEQSQYFNSLASQGVSPGSAAVQPTPAGYAPSSATAYSQTSTSVGGGGGVGGSPYPSTYANVFGSTAGDQSQQQTQVRRARVKLPPPSKIPATAVEMPGDNALNNIGYLDVQFGALDFGTDDSFDSMPEKFNASVEQQQQQQDDYQSKSQQQQQQSTLTAGLQSSQIGDALSAAGYAARSTAQQQQQSASSTVASNALDQLTKNDPYGQASSAGSAYQNAYQSSAASKANSAYQTSAQGGYSSSSYANVQSSVANSYQQQGYGSYQPNVNSYQQQQTVAGTQPSVGGVVPGSGSASTQNIPVGGSASQNSSSGNASSAYLTSGYSTPQSAYQSSQSVYGNSSGFAGSASNASSQYASFGTSAKLKDASTASGAAHYDSVSTSSGVSSSSGSTGNGAAGAVSGQPGVNQASVSNNNNVSGSSSNSNVTAGVTSGNVAGGGVSQSGVSSGGVGVAGGSGSASSVGVNVNNNNAGSVGGAAVAAQTAAGTAAVLASLTNKNSSSSNSSGSGVGGGATTAGGVGGASTGSGVGAGSGAGSGGGGGSGSGLVPTNIQMVSQYIQTGLPYYQQPVYSYEELQMMQQRVPHVQGYYDLNYTPTSLGAGRDNLGSVAYSTMTDGRFARTDNNSSPVSNVSSTMSQQAGSSAPMLNVPYAYFYGGNVMPGGFQYGTPAIYPQQIPTANTASGGQFPKPSYSAGYGSTNYDTLSQTTQDYSKGGYSTSVNQQTKTQTVSNQPQAGTASDLTSSMYGKGHVALNKVNSYEKQSFHSGTPPPFNMANTQTAGGTSAQPYGMYLPMPAAGHHNMIHQPIHQMDGRIHSSSRRDSNSAGQRQQSSSQSKSAGKQGYSPSYWTGQN; this is encoded by the exons ATGAGCACACAAACTCGTtcaggcggcggtggcggaggaggcggcaACAGTCGCAGCCAGAAAAAGTCAAATTCCGCCAATGTTGGCGGGGGCACGGCCCACGATGCAGCCCCACATGCAGCAGCGAACAAGAAAGGCGACGCTAATAAGACAGATAAACCAGAGAAGGCCCAGCCCAAGGCCACCACGGAACAGTTGCGCATCGCCCAGATTACCAACAGCACCACAGAGGATCCACAGATCAACGAAAAGGTTACCCTCTTACTGACCATGACTCAACGTTCCGAGGAGGAGGTGTGTTGCGCCCTCAACGAGTGCGACTACGACTtggaagcagcagccaacTTCTTGATCGAGGAGCTCCCTCAG GGCGCCTTTGCCAAGTACGAGAAGAAGCGGAAGAGGCCTGCAAGCACTGCTGCCGATGGTGCCGCTGGCGATGGTGAGTGGGCCGATGGCAATGCAAATGCGGACAAGCGCGAAAATACCCGGAACCGCAGCTCGAACCGCGGTGGCGGACGCGGCGGCACTGACAGCCGTGGAT GGCGCGGCAGAGAGACCCGCGAGAACGAGCGCAACACTCGCGAATCTCGCGGCGGCGGTGGGGAACGCGGCGGTGAACGTGGTGATGACCGGGCAAACGACAACTATCGCGGCCAGCGCAACGGCGGACGAAGTGCGCCTGGAGGCGGTGGTGGACGCGGCGGCGGCTTCGTTTCACGCTCTGGACGCGGAGGAGGTCGCATGGGAGGTCGTAGCAGTGGCCCACGCGGAGATCGCAccagtggcagcggtggcTTTGGAGCAGGACGCAGTAGTAATGCCAACGAGGACCACCACGAGGTTGAGCTCTGGGACAACACCATTGCGCAGAATgccgagaagcagcagcctGGCCAAGACGATTCCTGGGGCGACTGGAACAACGAGGAGTACGAGGGCTCCCTCAAGGACAGCAAAGTGTTCACCACCAGCAATCTGTCCACACAGACGGCCGCCGCCGTGGTCAGCGGAGgaggtgccggtgccggtgcagCATCAAGTACTGGATCTGGGGGCGAGCTTTCGGCCCCGCCAGGACTGGAGCATCATCTGGGCAGCAGTGCCCTGGCCCAACAAGGATCTCATCTGGTATCGTCGGTCGCAGTGGGAACAAGTGTCGAAGACAACAGTGGTAGCAGTGGGCCGCCGGCAACACCGCCGTCAGCGCTGTCGGGCTCGGCCACCACGCCGCTCCTGCAGTACAGCGCCGCTGTCAGCAATCCACCGCCCCAGATGCAGTCGCAGGGCACGCAGCACAGCAGCGGCGGAGGCACTGCCGCTGGTGGTGGGGGCAGCGCTTCATCATCCTTCGTATCCGCCGCATCAGACACATTCACAAGCGCCGCCTCGGCAGCAGCCACGTTAGTGcagcaggcccagcagcagcaacagcttcAGCAGACGACTCCCATAAAGCCGTCGGCTACCCTTTCGGTGGAGCAATCTCAGTATTTCAACTCCCTGGCCAGCCAGGGCGTTAGTCCCGGATCCGCTGCCGTGCAGCCAACGCCAGCTGGATATGCCCCAAGCTCTGCCACCGCCTACTCCCAGACGAGTACGAGCgtgggtggcggtgggggcGTGGGTGGCAGCCCGTACCCCAGCACGTATGCGAATGTGTTTGGCTCGACAGCTGGTGatcagtcgcagcagcagacgcaggTGAGGAGGGCACGCGTCAAGCTGCCGCCTCCCTCGAAGATCCCGGCGACCGCGGTGGAGATGCCCGGCGACAATGCCCTGAACAACATTGGCTACCTGGATGTGCAATTCGGTGCTCTGGACTTTGGCACGGACGACAGCTTCGACTCAATGCCAGAGAAGTTCAACGCGAGcgtcgagcagcagcagcagcagcaggacgacTATCAGAGCAAgtctcagcagcagcagcagcagtcgactCTGACAGCGGGCCTGCAAAGTTCTCAAATT GGTGATGCCTTAAGTGCTGCCGGCTATGCGGCCCGTTCAACggcgcagcaacagcagcagagtgcTAGCTCGACTGTCGCCAGCAACGCCCTGGATCAACTGACCAAGAACGATCCATACGGGCAGGCAAGCAGTGCGGGCAGTGCCTATCAGAATGCGTACCAGAGCAGTGCGGCCAGTAAGGCGAACAGTGCCTACCAGACGTCGGCGCAGGGGGGCTACAGCAGCTCCAGCTATGCGAATGTCCAGTCGTCGGTGGCGAACAGCTACCAGCAGCAGGGGTATGGCTCGTACCAGCCAAATGTCAACtcctaccagcagcagcagactgtCGCCGGGACGCAGCCTTCCGTGGGTGGTGTTGTGCCCGGAAGTGGGTCAGCGTCAACGCAAAACATTCCGGTCGGAGGAAGTGCCAGCCAGAACAGCTCCAG CGGTAATGCCAGCTCCGCGTATCTCACATCGGGATACTCGACGCCACAAAGCGCTTACCAGTCCAGCCAGAGTGTCTATGGCAACAGTAGCGG GTTTGCTGGCAGCGCGAGCAACGCGTCTTCGCAGTACGCCAGCTTTGGTACCAGCGCCAAGCTCAAGGATGCCTCTACAGCCAGCGGCGCCGCGCACTACGACAG TGTGTCGACGAGCAGCGGCGtgagtagcagcagcggcagcacggGCAACGGAGCGGCAGGAGCCGTGAGTGGGCAGCCAGGGGTTAACCAGGCGTCTGTGTCGAACA ATAACAATGtgagcggcagcagctccaacagcaACGTGACGGCGGGCGTGACCAGCGGCAATGTGGCCGGAGGAGGCGTCAGCCAGAGCGGCGTAAGTAGcggcggcgtgggcgtggccggtGGCAGCGGTAGTGCGTCCAGCGTCGGTGTGAATgtgaacaacaacaatgccgGCTCGGTGGGAGGAGCGGCGGTCGCTGCCCAAACAGCTGCCGGCACCGCAGCAGTGCTGGCCTCGCTGACCAACAagaatagcagcagcagtaacagcagcggcagcggcgttGGCGGTGGCGCCACAACAGCTGGTGGCGTCGGAGGCGCAAGCACCGGCAGTGGCGTCGGCGctggttctggtgctggtagtggtggtggcggtggcagcggcagcggcttgGTGCCCACCAACATCCAAATGGTTAGTCAATATATTCAGACTGGATTGCCATACTATCAGCAACCAGTTTATTCCTACGAGGAATTACAAATGATGCAACAGAGAGTGCCACATGTG CAGGGATATTACGATCTGAACTACACGCCAACCAGCCTGGGAGCGGGACGCGACAATCTCGGATCTGTGGCGTACTCAACCATGACTGACGGACGCTTTGCCCGCACCGACAATAACTCCAGTCCAGTAAGCAAT GTGTCTAGCACAATGTCTCAACAGGCGGGCTCAAGTGCACCCATGCTGAATGTTCCTTATGCCTATTTCTATGGTGGCAATGTGATGCCTGGTGGTTTCCAGTACGGCACACCTGCCATTTATCCA CAACAAATACCGACGGCAAACACGGCATCCGGTGGACAGTTCCCGAAGCCATCGTACAGTGCGGGCTACGGCTCAACCAACTACGACACCCTCTCACAGACCACACAGGATTACAGCAAGGGCGGCTACTCGACGAGCGTGAATCAACAAACGAAAACCCAGACGGTTTCCAACCAGCCGCAGGCGGGCACTGCCTCAGACCTGACCTCATCGATGTACGGCAAGGGCCACGTGGCGCTGAACAAGGTTAAT TCGTATGAGAAGCAGAGTTTCCACTCGGGCACACCGCCACCGTTCAACATGGCCAACACGCAGACAGCGGGCGGTACCTCGGCCCAGCCGTACGGCATGTACTTGCCGATGCCAGCAGCCGGACACCACAATATGATACATCAGCCCATACACCAG ATGGACGGCAGGATTCATAGCTCATCCCGCCGG GACTCGAACAGCGCCGGCCAGCGCCAGCAGTCGAGCAGCCAGTCCAAGTCGGCCGGCAAGCAGGGCTACTCGCCCTCGTACTGGACCGGACAGAACTAG